Below is a genomic region from Equus quagga isolate Etosha38 chromosome 17, UCLA_HA_Equagga_1.0, whole genome shotgun sequence.
ttagaCAAGCCCCTCATATTACATAATATAAATCAGAAGTTTTATAGATATCTGTGTTCAGAGAATGCTAAAAATTGAACtgcattccttttcttctttagtggTTTATACTGCAAAGTCCATAGACTTCAGAGAGGGATCACTTAGCCTGGAATCCCGCTCTATCATCTTCCACCTGTGCAACCTTGTGTTCATTCACTTTATCGCTTGGTGTTAGCATGCTGTGGTATGTGGAATGATTGTGGTATTTGGAGACAGaagtttatgtttttccttttcccttttcatcAATATGATCTTGTGGGGGTCCCAGGAAGGCTTTTCTCCTTCATTTGGTGTCCGTACCCCGTTAATATGGTTATAATATCTGAAATTCTGCAGTAGGAGCTTTGGTTCATGGGAGTAGGGCATTGTTAGTATAGAAATATCTCTGggggataaaataaaatagagctaTTATTAACCACTAAGATCTTAACGTGAACAATTTTACAAGACCCTTACCCTTCTAGACAGTCATTATTGAGCACTGAGGTATGGCTTAAGCCAAATACACCtaattgcctatttttctatGGCCTGccagctaagaatggtttttacatttttaaatggttgaaaaaaatcaaaacagaatagTATTTTGTGATGCATGAAAGTTATATGAGGTTCAAATTTTAGTGTCaataaataaggttttattggacTAGAGTCATgcccattattttactttttatctctgGCAGCTTTTGTGCTACAGTGGCatagttgagtagttgtgacagagactgcatggtctgcaaagcataaaatatttgctatgtgaccctttacagaaaaagtttaccaacCCCAGGCTTAAGTTGTAATAGCATTAATTGCTTACTCAATGAGAAGTTGGAGGTCAACAGTTCCAAGGTTGTTTTGTTAATTCTGTGATGTCATAGCACCTTGTTGGTGCCTCTTCAATTCTCTTGGTTGTCCTCTCATGGCTGCAAGATGGCTGCAGAAGCTCTAACTATTATATGCTCAcgtgaaggaagggaggggctcTCATTTATTTTGGGGAATATTTGCAAGAAACTCCTCAGAaccattcttattttcttcttattgatcAGAACTAGGTCACATGCTTTTGCTTAGATGCAAAGGAGGCTGTTTCCATGCATATGCCTAATCCAGAGTTCTGGATGAATGCACTGCAAATAAATTCCCCAAGCAGCAAGACTGAAGTTTAGATTAATCAAAAACATATTTCTATTAACTCTTATAAAATTATGACacatgcggggctggccccgtggccgggtggttaagttcgcgcgctccgctgcaggcggcccagtgttttgttggttcggatgctgggcgtggacatggcactgctcatctaaccacgctggggcagcgtcccgcatgccacaactagaaggacccacaatgaagaatatacaactatgtactggggggctttggggagaaaaaggaaaaaaataaaatctttaaaaaaaaaaattatgacacatGCATTTTGCCAAGACCTGCAATGAGCAATGTTTTGGGAggaatttttgtgtgttttattttagttttcttggaAATAATGAATAGCAAGGATTTTATGAATCTTGGCTTCTCTCTTCTGATTAGTGTTCAATTTAGtaaacttctcttctttcttggatTTACTTTGACAAGAAAGGGATGCAGGCATAAGTAGCAGATGGGGTTACCCCTGGGCAGGTTTTCACCTGTATTCTTCAAGCCTTCATGTTTCAGATTGAATTATTGGCCTTAGTTCTTTACTCCTTCTTGTGTCTGTGCCCCTCTCCATGTAACTTTTTAGTTCTTCCCACAAAAcgtggaatatatttttccatttcttggtgtTACCAAACCAGGCTCATTTTTGCCTGTTGcgcagaaagccaaacaccaagacaatgagattgcagcagagagagaatttactcacaaggcagccatgtgaggaagcgagagcatgagcctcaaatttgcttccccgaaaatagggactcagggacaTTTATGGGGTAGGGGAGTAAATAgatctgaaatgtggagagaggtgattggaggtgaggacaggtgaggtaattgatgatctgcagaAGTGTAGTcaaacttcatgcctcttcataggttTCGCCCTTGATTTGAACTAACTGGAAATAGTGTGTGCAAATTTCTGTCAGGTTGGCATAACTGAAATGCCCTTTTATTCTTTACGGATTTGTCTATTTGTATTCATTGAAGgttgattttctgtgttttaaaatttgaatattttggggctggcccagtggcgcagtggttaagtgtgcacgttccactttggcagccttgggttcactggtttggatcctgggtgcggatatggcagcACTtgacaagtcatgctgtggtaagcttctcacatacaaagtagaggaagatgggtatagatgttagctgagggccagtcttcctcagcaaaaagatgaggattggcaacagttagctcagggctaatcttcctcaaaaaataaataaaatgaaataaaataaacaaaatttgaatgTTTCAATGCTTCTTAATTAGAGGTGAAAGAAGTAGAGTAGAGTGGGAGTGGAAGCCTGTCTTTGGTGAGTTACTAATTCAGTGGATTGGTCATTTGCCTGAGTTAAATTGTTGAATTGGTTAATTCTGTGAATTAACTGTTGGCAATTCAGTTATCTGGCAAACATAGTTGGTGAATTGATTGTAGGTGAATTGTTCTACTTTACTACATAGTTAATGAAGCTATGTAGTAAACATAGCTACATATGTTTACTCAAcaactaatgaatgaataaaagatacAATATGGTATTAGCCTTGCTTATCTTTATCATTTGGGAAAGGCTTGTGTTAGATATGAGATCATTTGTACTCAGAGAAGAACTTTATAGTGAATTACTTTTAGTTGAAATATTAGACATCATGTTAATGTATTATCTTGCAATGAAAAATACCAACTTCCAAACTGCATTGAAATGTCCCAAAACCATAATTGGATTTGTTATATGGCAACTTGTatactttatatttgtataaaacCTTGTGCGTATTTCAAAGCCCTTTCACATCCATTATTTCACTGGAGTCTCATAAAAATCCTGGAGACTGACACTGTGATGtcagtaaaaaatgaaataacttctCAATGGACATTTTTGGAGattgaaatatcatttatattaagTTTTAGCTGCAAGCAACATAATCTAAAAGAAGATAGAAGTCAGGAATTAGACAGTTATAgaaaatggatatagaaaatgTCTCTATcttgtttctccatcttttatagtttctattcTCAGGTTTACTTCATGGCCCAAGATGGCTTCTAGGGTTCCAGTAATAATGACAGAATTCCTGCAATTAGGGAAGAGCAAGATACAAAATAAGTACATGTCAAGAGAGGCTGGGTAATGCAATTTTTATTCCGGGTGCGTAGGTGTCCAGATAAAAATTCAGAGGTCCCAATACtataggagaaaggaaaggaaaatgagtttTGGGGGAAAACCAGCAATCTCTGCACAGGAATATATCAAGCACAAAGCCTGGGCACAAATTCAGGTATTCTGACTCCTAGACCAGATGTGTCCTCCGTTGTGGTCCCCCACTGAagctaggttttattttttaattgaggtaaaatttatattCAGTGAAATGCACAGACTAGAAGTGTACAATCCAATGAGCTTTGATAAATTTATATATCTGTGTAACCAACATCCAACCAAggtatagaatatttttatcatcccaGTAGCTTCTCTCTTGACCCCTTGCAGACAATCCCCACTCCGCAAGGCAACCACTATCATATTTTCTATCATCACAGATTAGTTTAGCCTGTTATTAAGCTCATATGGATGGAATCATAAAGCATGTACtcttgtgtttggcttctttcaccttACATactgattttgagattcatcacgTTGTGGGTTacaatagtttgttcttttattttgtgaatagtattccattccaCAAGTATATCACAACTGAAAAAATCTAATCTCCTGTTGAGAGACATTTGGATTGATTTCAGTTTTCAGGTGTTATGAATAaaatctgctataaacatttttgacattcccttttttttttttttgaggaagattagccctgagctaacatccactgccaatactcctctttttgctgaggaagactggccctgagctaacatctgtgcccatcttcctttattttatgtgggatgcctgccacagcatggcttgacaagtggtgcgtaggtctatacctgggatccgaaccagcaaaccctgggctgccaaagcagaacgtgtgaacttaattgctgcaccactgggctgacccccattcctgttttttttttttttttaaagcataaactGACAGAGTCATTTGataattttatgtgaaaaataactttttactaTGTACAGCTATATTCCTAATTCTGCAAGAGTCTGTCCTGGTGTTCAATTAGAACTGGAGAATTGAGACCGTAGTCAATGGGCTAATCTTTAACAGgttaggaaataaaatcaaactaCATTTAACAAATGTAGTTTCCAAAAATGAATATTCATagattcacatttaaaaatgtatcttccTTAGATTTATTACACCAAATCTTTCAATATAGAAAAGACTTTGACTGAAAGATTTTCACAGAAACTTAACTTCATGATAAGTTACAGAATAAGCATAggttttagtaaaatatttggagcttttaagtaattatttgctaattttactttccttgtgtttctttctgtATAGGTAATGCTTAATTAGGAGCATTTGTATTCTCAAAAAcaattaaccttttaaaaaaatcttaacgtctctcttcataattttattcttcatcaTTAGTTGAAACTTGGCATCTTGTTTCAACTCTAATTTTAATCAAGACTGAATTAGTGACATTTTTGAGTAGCACTGGTGTAGAGTACAAAGTACTATTACGGCATTTGTAAAATCctttgttaaagaaaatttaatatatacaCTGATGGGGTCAAGGCAGGTTAGTGAACTCATATACCCATCACCCAGTTTCATAATTATCAATTCACAGCAAATTTAGCTTTATCTTACTAAGGATCTCAACaacagcactattgacattttgggttaGATGATTCTTTGATGTAGGGGGActatcctgtgcattgcaggatgtgtcatagcatccttggcctctccccactagatgccagtagcacctcttCTCCATCCAGGTTGtgacaatgaaaaatgtctccagatattgccaaatgtcctttGGGGGACAAAATGGCCCCTTGTTTAGAACCACTGATCTATAGCCTCATCCATAGCAAGGCAAGAAGCGCTGTTTGAGTTTCTGACACTTGTGTCCCATATTCCTAAGAGCCATCCTTTGAAAGGTGTCAGTTCATGTAAAGCCACATGATTGAGTTCATGGTAAGCAGGAGCTATATCTAATTGACCCCTGAACAGCACAGAGCCTCATACAGAGTAAGTACACTGTGAACATTGGGTGAATTTAAGTTTTTCATATCTCCTATTGATTTCTGAAGTTATGTTACTGATAAGGAAGTTTGAGATTTTAGTGTCCAGGTCCTGCATCCCATGAGGTAGTCAGCCTGATTGGGAAGGGAAAGGTATGGCTGCCTGGGGACCAATCTTCTCTCATTTGATGATCACACCTTCCTCCTGGGTATGTCTCATGTAGAGTGAACTCAAGGCTAAGCTGCCAGAATTCTTATTTCTCTGTGGAATACATGGGAGGCAAATCtgctttgctctttttaaaaatcaggtggAATAGATCCAGTGGCTTAGTCTCAGCACTCTTAAGCctgaggctgcagagggagcagaTCCTCCATTTGGCAACTCCTTAGAAGTAAGGGCTCTGGTGGTAGCTGGGCCTTAATGCTTTCCAATTGGCTAACTGGGAAACCTGCATGAGCTGAGGGCTGTTCTCAGGGCGCTATTTACATCTCTGTGGTCAGAATAGAAGAAGGAATCGTGGTGAGAACAGCAAAGCCACAGAAACTTTGGGgtgagttttgttttgtgagcATGTGCTTCTTTTGCATGATGACTATAATTCCATTTTGAAAGCAAAGAGAATGTTGCCATCAAGCACAAGGCGTTTCACAAACTGCTCTCACATTAGTCTGGTCTTTGCCTGAGACAAGCACAACGCTACCTATGGCATTTGGGAATAGAGAAGGTGTGGTGGTGATCCTTAGGGAACTTTGTCctttcaatatttgttgaatacctacAATGTGCTAAATACTGTGCTAAGAAGGCTAGGGCAGATCTACATTCACTCTTCTTTCTATTTACAATCATTGAGTCATTTCAGTAAGCATTGGTTGGAGATGGAGTCGTAGTGAGACATAATCTGCACCTGAGGAAGTTCACAGTGGGCAGATGGTCACATACAACAATCACAATTCAGTGTGGAAAGTGCTGTGAGTCCAAAATGTCCTGAGAGAAGGGGGGCCAACTAACCATAAGGACCTGTGGGTTGTGGAGATGGATTTCCTATCTCTGAGAAGACTCCAAGTTTGCACAGAGGAGGGGAACTTAAGTTGTCCTGGGATGAGCTAGGAGTGGGAGGTATGGCATCTACCTATGGTATAGGTATTATCTCCATGCTACAATGTGGACCTTGAATCTATGAAAAGTTGAAGAACTTTGTAGATATCACATGGATACTGCCTGAAGAAACCTGGGTATAAACCCAGGGGTGGGAAAATTAGCAGTGTTTTCTTCCATGCACAGCTCCttggtaaaattccccagctGATCTGAGAGTTTAGGGCTCATCTCTGCCCTCCATTTGtcattgcaattgtaaatttTATCAATGATTTCCTTCTGGCCCGTGGTGGTCCTTAATCACCTGAGCCTGTCCCAAATCCCTGAACGAAAGAAGCTTTGTGGCATGAGTGGATGTCATGTAACTCTCAGTCTCAGATGCCCTGGAGTCTCACTGTACAAGGGGCTGTGTTGATACACACAGACCTCAGTCACCTTGAACAAAGTCCACCATGGATGACGGCAGTCTGCAAATCAGTCAGTGCACGTGACGGTTGATGTCTTGAGATGTTGGAAGGCTGGACTGCAGAGAATATGTGTCAAAGGACGAGTGGGCACTCTGAATGGAGGGGTGGTTTGTATTTCAGTAGCTACTGGGGGCATATGTTGGAGGAGATGAAAGTTTTGGTAAGGAGAAGATTGTACATGAATTGAACTGGATCCTTGGAAAGGACAAGAACACCAAGAGACCAGTTATAGAAACAGACAATTAGGAGGAGAAAGTAGAAATGAGAGAGGGTGCTGAATGTCAAGGGACATCTCTTCTGAAGACTCCGAAGGGAAGCAGAGTAGTGAGAATGCTATTCAGTAAACCAGGGATGGAAAGCAAGTGAAAGGAAGTGggacaaaagaaagcagcaggCAAAAGGCAATCAAAAGCATTCAAAGGCAATGGAGAGTCATTTAACATGGAGACAGCCACACTCTCCTTGCTGCCCCATATCGTCCAATGAGGCTTTCATCTCCTGATAGATATCCCCTCCTCTGATCTGTTTCCACTAATCCAACCTGTATGTACAAAGTGATGTTACCTTCCAGTTGAGTAATATTCCTGATGATTCCTCATTGTCTGTAGGATGAACCTCAAAGTCCCTATCAGTGCTTCATGGATTGGTACTAGATTCTATCTCCAGCTTTATCTTTGCCATTCTCCCCTTTACTCCAGCCACACATGCAtgaaattttatagctttatatGATCTTCTGCCTttttggaatgctcttcccttctTGTATGCACAACTAGCTCCTACTTATCTTTCAATATCCAGCTAATAAGCTTCTCAGATATGTAAGGGATTATTGTAATTCACCTACTTAATGAAAGAGTCTTTTATTTTGCATCATTTCAGATCACGTCACCCAAATTACTGCCTCCTGGTAGCGATTTCATGGCTAATACACATAATGTGACTGAATTCATTTTTCTGGGACTTTCTCCTAATCAGGAGGTGCAGACTGTTTGTTTTGTGCTATTTCTGCTCTTGTACACAGCAATTGTCCTGGGGAATCTCCTCATTGTGCTCACGGTCATGACCAGCAGAAGTCTTGGTTCCCCCTTGTACTTCTTCCTCAGCTACCTGTCCTTCGTGGAGATCTGCTACTCCTCTACTTCAGCCCCCAAACTCATCTCAGATTTGCTGGCTGAAAGGAAAGCCATATCTCTGTGGGGCTGCATGACACAGCTTTTCTTCATCCACTTCTTTGGTGGCACTGAGGTGTTCCTGCTCACAGTGATGGcgtatgaccgctatgtggccatctgcagaCCTCTCAACTACACCACCATCATGAACCGACAGGTTTGTGCTATGTTGGTGGGAGCAGCCTGGGTGGGGGGCTTTGTGCATTCCTTTGCCCAAGCCCTTCTCATCTTCCGCCTGCCCTTCTGTGGCCCAAATGTGATCAACCACTATTTCTGCGATCTGCTTCCTCTGCTCGAACTTGCCTGCTCTGACACCTTCCTCATTAGTCTGCTGATTGTTGCCAATGGGGGGACCATGGCTGTGATCAACTTTGTGGTCCTTTTATTCTCCTATGTGGTCATATTGCTCCATCTGAGGACTCGAAGCTCTGAGGGGCGGCGCAAGGCCCTCTCCACCTGTGGGTCCCATATCACTGTGGTTATGTTGTTCTTTGGGCCCTGCATCTTTATCTATCTGAGGCCTTCTACCACTCTGTCTGTGGACAAGATGGTGGCCGTGTTCTACACAGTGATCACTCCACTCCTCAACCCTGTCATCTACTCCTTGAGAAATGCAGAAATGAAGAAGGCCATGAAGAGGTTGTGGATCAGGACAATGAAACTAGATGAGAAATAGGGATGTCTTTGTGTTTGTCCTTGCATTTAGAATGACGCTTAGTCCCAACGGAAGGGTAGAGTGAGATAAAGGACAGCTCGGAGGACTTGTTACATCCAGAGTCATTCTAACTAGTTCCCTCCTTTAACAACTTCATTGTAAtcacttgtaaaatattttctcttatggaTGTACTAGTACTTAACTAGCCATTTTTCTGTTagatcatttctaattttttactacTTTAAATAACACTGTGGTATTTGTGAATAGAAATCTTTAACTATACTTCTGATTTTTAGAAAGACCTCACTtgcgagccagccctgatggcctagaggttaaagttcatcaaactctgctttggcagcccgggttcagttcccaggcactgAATCACATCAGTTGTCtgtcattagccatgctgtggcagcctcacatggaagaaccagaagaacttacaactgtacgcaactatgtactggggctttggtgggggaagggaagaaaaaaaatgaggaagactggcaacagatgttagcttagagcaaGTCTCCCCCAtcctaccaaaagaaaaaaaactcactTGCTATAATAAATTTACTGCATTAAAAAGTATAACAACTTTTGATACAATTGCTAAATTGGTTCTCAGAACATTTGTAACAATTCACCTTCCTAGTGAAAGTGCTCTTGACCGAATGAACATtgtcattaaaaattttcttggCTGGAATAAGAATTctcatagtctcaaagtatctccctaTAAGATACTTATTCATTGCAAGAGGAAAAGTGTAACTTTATAATGGAGAAATCTGAAAGACACTCCATTAAACAATTACTCAAAGTCAACATTATCAGTGTTGAGACTGGAGAGGCACACAATATCACTACTGTGGGATTCCTACCCCAAATACATAACCTGTgtctaatcatgaaaaaacatCAGGCAACCCCAATTAAAGAAATTCTGCAAAATTACCAGCTTGCATCTTTGAAAGGACCAAGACAAAGAATGAAGAATTGTTCCAGATTAAACGTAGATCATAACTAAATGCAACCTGTGATCCCTGGTTGGATCCTGTACTTGATAAAGGTTATTAGCGGGCAAAAGCTCTGTAGATGAGACAATTGAATTGTATCAAAGTTAATTTCCTCTATTTGATAATTGTGCTGTGTGTGTCAGAGACTGTCCTTGAATTTAGgaataaagcattaaaatatcTAGAGTTAAAAGAGCATTATGTAGGCAACTTTCAGATGTTTCAGAAACAATCCTATCTATTGAGagaataaatgataaagaaatataaaaaataaaatgatgaaatatgccaaaatattaatattagggGGATTTGGATTAAGGGTATACAGGAATTCTTAGTATTATGATTGCAACTTTTTTTGTGagtcagaaattatttaaaaatataattaaaacattttgaaaatttgatagGCATCTTGTTATGTTTTAACTTGCAATTTTTTGTTGTGAGGAAggatgttttaatatttaattcactTTTAGTCTTATATACAATGTTTTCAATGTTTaaaagctttacattttttctccagttttattgagatataattgacatatatcactgtataagtttCTGCGCAGCATAACGATTTGACCTACACATATTGTGAATTGATTACCAACAATAAATTTAGTTAGCATCCAtaatctcatatagatacaaaaagaaagaatagagaaaaatagttttttaaaatttgttatgaGAACACTTAGGATctattctcttaacaactttcaaatatatcatacagcaatgttaactatagtcatcgtgttgtacattacatccctagtactaatttgtcttataattggaagtttgtgccttttgaccagCTTCATCCAATTACATCCCCTGCCTCCCGTCTCCCTACCTtcggtaaccacaaatctgatctctttttctatgctttttttttctttagatcacatgtataagtgagattatacatgcaatatttgtctttctctgtctgactcattttagttagtataatgtcctcaggTTCTATTCATGTTGCTacgaatggcaagatttccttttttatggctgaataatatttctgtgtgtgtgtgtgtgtgtgtgtgtgtacatacacatatatcacaacttctttacccattcatttgttgatggacacttagattgttttcaagtcttggctattgtgaataatgctgctatgaacatgggggtgaaGCTATCTCTTTAacacagtgttttcattttcttcagatatgttcccagaagtggaattgctggatcaaatagcagttctatttttaatttgaggTGCCTCCATattgtttcccatagtggctgtatcaatttataatcccaccaacagggcacaagggttccattttctccacgtcctcaccagcatttgatatctcttgtttttttgatgatagctgttctAACAGGGGTGAGGTGCTAACTCATTGTGGTgtggatttgcatttccttatgattagtgacgttgagcaccttttcatgtacctgttgtccagctgtatgtattctttggaaaaatttttattcaagtcctttgtccatttttaaattggattgtttgtttctttgctactgagttacatgagttctttatatattttggatactaagcccttatcaggtatatggtttgcaaatattttttctccatgctgtatgttgtctttttattttgttgatcatttcttttgctatgcagaaggtttttaatttgatgtagtcccacttgtttatttttgattttgttgtttatgCTTTAGGTTTTAGATCCAAACAATCATTGCCAAGATCCAtatcaaagatattttttctatgcatttttttctgagttttattgtTCCCAGTCCtacatttaagcctttaatccattttgaattaatttttgtgaatggtgtaagatagggttctggtttcattgttttactctttttttgacatacaaaaatctttgctttttatgtagttaattatcattattttttatgaccTAGAATAGCCAGGTGCGCGCTATTTCTTGTTATGGAAGCTTTATGGAATGTTTTAATATCTGGAAGGTTAgtccctttttgtttctcttctttttcaaagttctcTTGGGTATTGTTTCTCCATATGAACTTGAGAATTAGTTTTACTTCTCTTCCAGCTGCacatccccccaaaataaaatgttattatttgaTAGATATcatattgcatttaaaaatgtatatagaaagAATCAATATCTTATTGATGTGAATCTTCCCATCCGAAATCATGCTTTATCTTTCCATTTGCtgacatcttttgttttttcagtagttttaaagtttcaaactgtattttaaaaatatgttcttttattttccagcttcattgaggtatagttgacagataacattgtgtaagtcTAACTTGTACAACATGATGATATTATGcaagaaaatattgcaaaatgattaccacaatagggttagttaacacctccatcttttcacataattatctttttttgtgagaacatttgagatctCCTCTGTTAGCAagtttcaagtatataatacaatgttattaactatGTCACCATGTCTACATTAGACCCACAGAGCTTATTCATATTATAACTGAAACTTTTtaccctttgactaacatctccccatttctctctttcccaggcACCTAGCAATCACCaatttactctctatttctatgagttccAATAATGCACAGATTGTTCTCTTGATAGTGTCCACTGGttcacataggctttcttcactcttttttcattcttttttctttgttttcctctgactggataatttcaaacaTCCTGTCTTTTACTTCATGGATTCAGTGTTCTGTTTGATCCATGCTGTTGTTGATgatctctattgaatttttcatttcatttattgtattcttcagttccagaatttctttggttcttttccataacttttatctttgttaaaccacttattttgtttgtgtattgtcttcctgattttgtttgtctttctgtgttttttttttgcaacttaCTGAGAttccttaaaacagctattttggaCTCTTGATTGGGTAAATAACAGATGTCCACGTCTCTGGGGtttgtttttggaaaattacTGTGCTCTTTTGGTGTGGTCATGTTTTCTTGACGTTTCCTGTTTCTTGAAGTCTTGTGTTGTTGTCTTCACATTTGACGTTACAGTCATTTCCTCTAGGTTTTACTGACTGAACTTGGTCAGTATATAACTTCCATCAGCTCTGCTGCtaattctgaggctttctcacaCCTTTTCTTTGGGTACACCTGCCCCACACTTCTTGTTCCACTTTTTTTTcactagaatattttttaatccttatcCCCAGAGGTAGACccattttatcaaatatttgaaagagaagCTTCCAGTTCTTATTGTTACAGTGACTCCTGATAGCAGATCTTGTCCTCTCCCACCTTCGTTACCCGCTAGTCCTTTCAAAAGGCCCACAAAGTGCATGGACAGTTAATTGTGCAGATGTTGCCCACAGCCATCACACCATGCTTACTTCTTGTTGTGTGCATGGCCTCCCTACTTACACACCAGTACATGTTACATGGTGGCCAGAGATACATTTACAGTGTGCATGTGAGGCCCAGCCTGGGCTGCATCTTTGGACAAGGTCTGCTGCTTGGTCCCAAGGTCCCAGGGTCTGGGGATC
It encodes:
- the LOC124229353 gene encoding olfactory receptor 4X2-like is translated as MANTHNVTEFIFLGLSPNQEVQTVCFVLFLLLYTAIVLGNLLIVLTVMTSRSLGSPLYFFLSYLSFVEICYSSTSAPKLISDLLAERKAISLWGCMTQLFFIHFFGGTEVFLLTVMAYDRYVAICRPLNYTTIMNRQVCAMLVGAAWVGGFVHSFAQALLIFRLPFCGPNVINHYFCDLLPLLELACSDTFLISLLIVANGGTMAVINFVVLLFSYVVILLHLRTRSSEGRRKALSTCGSHITVVMLFFGPCIFIYLRPSTTLSVDKMVAVFYTVITPLLNPVIYSLRNAEMKKAMKRLWIRTMKLDEK